The genomic DNA AAAATATGGTATAATAAATATCTTAAAAAAATATAAATATAGCTTAAATAATTATTATACTTTTAGCAAAGTAAAACTATATTTTAGTTTTTTATTGATAAAGACTTTTCTAAAAATATAAATGTATAATTAAATTATGAATAAAAATAAGATAAGAAATTTTTTAAAAAGCAAAATTTTTTTTACATTACCAAGTTCTTTATTATTAACTACAGTTTCTTGTTCATATAATGAAGTTGAACTGAAATCATTTAATAAATACATTTCCACAATTAAAAAAATAGAAAATGAAAATGTATTAATAAATAATGAAACAAACAAACTATTAGAAAATTTAAGTGTTAAAGAAATCAACACAAATGAATTAATACATTTAAATTTTAAAAAATATTTATTTATAGAAGAATTATTGAAAGAAACAGATTTAAATAACGAAAAACAAAAAAAATTAATTTTTAATAGCTTCAAATTTATTAATAATGTAATTAATGAATTTGAAGAAAAAAAAGATAATGATACATTATTAAACAAATACAATGATTCAATTTTAAAAATTATTTCATTTAAAAATGAATTATTAAAAAGTGATATTATTTTTTCAAAATATTTGGGTGAAATTTTAAATGAATTTATATATGAAATAACTTTTAAAGTTGATATTTATATTTCAAAAACCTTTATGGAATATATTATAAAAATAATAAATATTTTGGATAAAAAAATTAACGATTTACTTAGAATAAGTGAAGATGAAAAAAATAAATTTTTAAAAATTGATATATATGAAAAAGAAAGTAATGAGTATCAAGAAGCTTATAAAAATTTAAGTAAAATAATATTTTTAAATAATTATTATATTTTTGAGGAAATAAAAAATTTTAATAATTATTTAAAAATCGTTAAGGAAGATAATGAAAAATTTTATTCAAATTCTCCTCAAAAAGAGTCAAGAGAAGAATACATAAAAAATAATACTATCAAAAATGGTCTAAGAATTAAAATAAATTCTTTGATCACAAATGAATTAATTGATAATTTAAAAGAAAATGATAATGAAAATATTACAAATGAGGAATTAATAAAATTTATAAATGAGACTCAAAATAAAATTAGAAAATATTATAAATATGAAATTTTAGATTATAAAAATAAATATAATTCTTTCAATAAATTAGTTCAATTTATTTATAAAATAGGTCCAAAGGATAAAAAAGATACAAAATACGTAAATTCAGTTTTTATTGGGTGAAACAGTAATTTTGAAGCATCACTTAATTTATTTAACATTTGAAAATTAAATATAAACAATAATTATAAAATTTCAAATAAAGAAAATTTTAAAGAAGACATTCCTTTACCTGATAGAGTAAATGGGAAAAATATTTTTGAAATTGCATATAACGCATTATTAAAAAATGGTGGTTATCATGAATAAAAAGTTTAATTTTTTTATAAATTCTTTGCTTTTTTAGCAACTTCTTTCTTTGTAAGTTCTAATAATAAACAAAATAATTATAAAGTAATAGAAATAAGCTCTGACAAATTAGAAAAAAGTAAAATAAGATTTAAAAAAATAGATTTTTTTATAAAAAATATTGAAATTATAAATAGAGATAATTTAGAAAAATATATTTTAGATATTATTGGTGCGAAAACAGAAATGAATATAGGAATAAAAACTGGAATTCTATCAATAAGAGTTCCAAATAATTATGATTTAAATTTATTTTTTAATAAATTAAATGAATATTTTTATGATAATAAAATAGAAATTTTCAAGTGCATTAAATATAATATAAATGAAAATAAATATTACAAAAATCTTTATTCAAATAATAATTATATTAATTTAATAAATAAAGAAGCAAAATCAAAATCAAATGAAGAAGTTTTTAATTATGTTGGTTTATTTAAAAATATTATTGAAAAACATAAGCAAAAATATTACAATTATGACTTATTTGTAGGTGTTTTAGAAGCAAAAGGACATGTAGATCCAAATGGAATTGCTTTTAGAGAACATAACTTAAATAATAAAAAAATAAAATGAAAAGATTCTTGGTTTTACGATGAAAAAGTATCAGATCATGCTAACGTTATAGCGGAAATTACTATAGGTTCAGAATATGGAATTAATTCAACAGTGAATATTATTTTAGCAGAAATTGATTCATGAAATGGAATAAATGAAGAAATTGAATACTTACTGAATAAAACCACTATTATAAACAATAGTTGGGGCAAAAATATAGAACAAATAGGTAATTATCTAGGATATAACTTAGATGCTGAATATTATGATTGATATATTTATAGAAATCCAGAATTAATAAATGTTATATCTTCTGGAAATTCTTATGATAAAGGATTCCAAGAAATAGATAATTTAGCTTTATCAAGAAATTCAATAATAGTTGGATCTCTAAACTTGAAAACAAGTAAAAAGTATTTTTATAGTCAAATAGAAAACGTTAATAATTATATTTCAGTGTTAACTCCGGGTTTTTATAATTTTAAAAGTCCTATAAGACAGGACAATATTGATTATTATTTTGGACATGGTACAAGTTACTCAGCTCCAGTTGTTACCGCGATAGCAAGTATGTTAAAGTAAGAATACAGTTATATTTTTGATAAAGGTGCAGATTCAATATTTTTTAAATCAGCCTTATTAACTGGTTCTATAAAAAACAAGAATCAAAACAGAGATTTAGATAATTTTTATGAAGCCGGAATTCCAAATTATGAAAATATTGTAAATTTATTAAAAAATACTACTATCTTTAAAAGATTTGAGAACAAAAAAATACTATTTTAGTTGAATTAAATAAAGGTGATAAATTAAGAACCGCATTAACTTATTTAATTAAAGAAAAAAATTATAATAAATCCAATTTTCATTTAAAAATAAATTATCTTGGTGAAAAAAGAGATGATTATAATTGACCATATATAAGAGATACACTTGTTGTTTCAAAAAATAAAAATTATAATGTAGAAATAATAGAATATATTGCAGAAAAAGCCGGAGCTTATAAAATAGAAATTTTTTCTGATGATGTTAAAAATAAAAATATAG from Mycoplasmopsis maculosa includes the following:
- a CDS encoding S8 family serine peptidase, encoding MNIGIKTGILSIRVPNNYDLNLFFNKLNEYFYDNKIEIFKCIKYNINENKYYKNLYSNNNYINLINKEAKSKSNEEVFNYVGLFKNIIEKHKQKYYNYDLFVGVLEAKGHVDPNGIAFREHNLNNKKIKWKDSWFYDEKVSDHANVIAEITIGSEYGINSTVNIILAEIDSWNGINEEIEYLLNKTTIINNSWGKNIEQIGNYLGYNLDAEYYDWYIYRNPELINVISSGNSYDKGFQEIDNLALSRNSIIVGSLNLKTSKKYFYSQIENVNNYISVLTPGFYNFKSPIRQDNIDYYFGHGTSYSAPVVTAIASMLK